The DNA region TTACCGGGGACTATTTAGCACTTGCTTTCAATTTCAATGCATAACCTTTAAAAAACAATTGGATTCCATGTAGGACAAAGCTGAGCGGTTATTTGATATGGAAAGCGAATAGTTTGAATATCAAAGGAGCGACCGGGGCACACACTTTATTTTCGGGAAGAACAATCCGCAACACTTATGAAATATACAGGCGCGTCGTTATGGAACTACCAGAACATGAATTTTCGCGAAAGATCTTGGGTGCCCAAAGAGCCGAGGGCGGTCATCGTACTCATTCATGGCATCGGTGAACATACCGGCAGATACGCCGGAACGGCCGCCTTTTTCAACGGGCATGGTTTAGCGGTGACCGGCTTTGACCTATACGGACATGGTGAAAGTCCGGGTAAACGAGGCGGGACACTGGGTATGGAAAATACCCTGGCACAATTGCAGAGTTTTGTCCACATGACCACTATCGAATTTAAACTTCCGGTGGTCATTTATGGCCACAGCATGGGTGGCGGTTTGCTCGCGGCCTTATTATTAAGGCGAAGGCCACCTGCCATGGCGGCGATCCTCAGCGCACCAGGGCTGCGGATCACCAACACCCCGCCAGTCAAAAAAGCCCTACTGCGTGTATTGGACAAGGTTATACCCAATATGCAGATCAGCCAGGGCTTTGATGCCAGCAAGTTGACAAAAGATACCGTAGAACTTGAACGTTATACCCGGGATAAACTCAATCATGGATTCGCAACGGTCAGGCTTGCCCATGAAATGATCAGCAGCGGGGAATGGTGCATCGAACATGCCGATCAGCTCCATATTCCCTTATTGATCATGCACGGTACAGCAGATGCCTTTACAGACATCGAAGGGTCCAGACAATTCAATGGCAAAGCGCCCCGGGCACTTGCCTATATGCTGGAATGGCCGGGTGCTTACCACGAATTACATAACGAACCGGAACGGGAGGAAATACTCGGTGCAGCGGTAAACTGGCTGGAAGCCATATGGCCTGACTGATCCCGTCTCAGACCGCTTTGTTGATCCTGTTCATCCTGCCGGTCAGGTCACTGACCATATTTAAGAATGCCATCAGATCGAATGGTTTGCGGAGAAAACCGTCACAACGGTGCTGGTAAGTACTGCAGCCCGAGCAGGCATCTATACTGGCAAGAATGACCGGGGTGCCCGAAAGCTGCGCGTGTGATTTGATGTTTTTGCAAAGTACCCCACCATGAATATCCGGTAAGCGGGTATCGATGATGAACAGGTCCGGCTGCCAGAACTCCGCTGTTGCGATCACGGCGTTGCCGATACCGTAGGCCGCCACCTGGTAATGTTCATCGTTAAGAATATCATAGAGCAATTCACGCAATACCGGATCACGTTCAGCGACCATTATACGTAAAGGCATATGGCGGTATACATTCATCGGAGGGGCTTATCAGATAGTGTGCGAGGTCCAATTAAGCGCGGGGTGATCAAGCATCAGGGATAGCAGCGGCATCCTTCGGAGAAGATACAGCGAATAGCCCGGCGGCCTGCCGGATGCCCGGAAACATTTTTCGGTCATTTTACTTCAGCAACATTACAGGGCGGTCTGCATGCAGTGCAAAATCCTGTGTAACACTTTTGTGGAGCACCTGCTGAAAAAAGCCATGCTTACCCGGCAAGGCAAATATCATATCATGATCTTCCTCATCGGCGTAATTCAATATCTCCCGGCTTATTTCGTGTTTGATACATTCCCGGAAGTGAAACTTGATGCGGTGCCCCTGCAAATGTCCGTAGACCGTACGTATCTGTTCTTCATATTGTGAGGCAGCATCAGGAGAACCCGCGTGAAAAACATGGATATGGGCATCCTTCCATATCCGCGAGCGGAACAGGTCCTTAAAAGAAGACAATCGTTCGATATTATCAAACGAGGTCGGTATCATCAGTTTCTCCGGTTTTCGGTACCGTGCTTTGACCGGCACGAGCAATACCGGGACCGTACTCAGTTTGGCCAGAGCGATCACTACGCCGCTCACTACATCCTCCGGCTCCCTGTTCTCTGGGTCGTTGCCGATCATCAGCAGATCAGGCCTTTCATTCGTTATCGTATCGCCAAGCGCATTTTCCATACTGCCATCGACCACCAGGGTACGTACCTTCACGGGCCGGGAAACCGAGCTTTTCAAAAGTTCAGCAAGCTGCTCGGCCCTTTCCTCGGCACTTTGCTGTACCGCCTGGATCTCGTTCGGGGTCATCAGCAACATATCAGCGGAAGGTAAAACGCGGGCAACACTGCCGATGTGAAAGGTTTTTAGCAAGATGATCTCTTCGACCAGAAAATCACCGTTCATACCGGCTGCAAAGGCGATGAGGTTATCGGAAATGGTCGAATGGTCGACCGGGATCAGGATCTTACGCATATCTATAAAGTTTATTGGACCTCTGCAAAATTATCCAAGCGACAGGGAAGCCACCTTTTAAAATCAACGGGAACCCTGCAAAAAACAAATCAGGTCATAACCAATTTTTAAGGAGAACACCCAGGACAAGGCCCGCGGCACCGGAATAAAAATGAAGTTCATGGTTGAATACCTGCTGGTCCTTGAACTGGAGCCTGATGAGCATGACGATGAAGATCAGGCCCGCGAAAATATTATTGACCGGTCCGACAACAGGAACATAAAAAGCGACGACATCCGGCTGAATGACCATATAGCAGAAAAGGCAACCCATGATACTGCCCGAGGCACCGGCACTTGAAAATCCAAAATCACGGTAATGCCTGATCGTTATGAGAATGATACCGACGAAATGGGAAACAAGGTAAATGCCGGAGAAGATCAGGTGGCCAATCGCACTTTTTTCAGAAAGGAAACCTTCCAGACCGACGCAACCGGCGTAAAGCATCAGGAGATTAACAAGCAGGTGGACCCAGTTCACATGTACCAGGTCAGAGCTTAGCAGGCGGTAATATTGGCCGTCATTGACCACGCTATAGGGATGAAAGAACAGCTTCATAAAGAATTTCCGGTCCAAAAGTCCAGCCAGGCTGCACCCCAGGATCGCCAAAAACAGTACCACGCTGACAGCGGAATTTTCCAGGTGTAGGCATTTGATAAGGCTCATCCATTATTGTCTTAAGTTTAGGGGCCGGCCTGTGAAACAGACCGAGCGACAAATGAATGAAAACAATGGCCGGAGGACCTTTTAAAATCAAATAAATAGGTATTCAAATCAACGAATACCGCCATTCTTAATCGATACCATGAACATCAGGGGTCATTTACTATCCTGATCGCCGAACAAGATCCGGTTATTTTGCCAGCCTTCACTGTTCAGTTCGTCATTGATAAAGTCGCAAACCTGGTATAAAAATGTGCGTACACCCTGAGTAATATTCCTGCTTCGGTAAAGGCCAAGAAATTTCGGTTCCTTGTCGCTCAGGCGGTATTCAAAGAAAATGACCGCCTTGATATACTCATGGTCAAGTAAGATCCCGTTGCGTTCTAACCTGCCGTCAAGATTTGCACTGCCTTCAAAATTTGGCTGTTTATAGATCGGGTCGCCCTCGCGACCAAATGCGGTATGCCATTGAACACCACTGATCAGGGAGTACATCTGACGATCAAAAGTGACCGGGACACCTCCCTCGGTTAAATAGGTCGGGATAACCAGTTGTTTAAGGTCTATCAGGAGCACGGTGTCACCCATGCTGTACTGATCTTTTTTAATATTCTGACCGATCTTTCGATCAGGGTCTCTATGGCATATCGGGTGGAAGAATGATCATAATCCTTATTTCGTTTGTAAAGCGGGCTAATGATATATACCCCCTGAGATACCCGGTTGCCATTTGCCCGCTGTTTATCCATTTTGATCTGTTCATCCAGCGCGTCCTGCATTACCTGCTTATAGTTCAGGTTGCCATCTGCGAAGGACATTGATTTCAGTTCGGCATATACGATCTGATCGGCCTCCTGATGGCCCTGATCCGCATTTACGGTAACTTTAAAGTCCGGGGTTTTAATTTTTGATTCCGGTACGCGTTCGATATTCCTGACCTTCTTTTTCAACCATATCCAGGTAAGCGCCTCACTGTATTCGTCGTAAGCACTTTTAAGTTCAGGATCAAAATCGACACCGTGCCTCATGATATGTTTTAAAATGAGTTTCTTTTTCTCGCGAACAAAATCGTCGACCGGGGCCGTTCTGTCCAGCAAGGCAAGGTTTCCCTGTTCAAAGGATTGCAGCAAAGGATTATAGCTTAACTGAACAAGTACCTGTTTCAGCTTTAAAAATTCTTCTTCAAGGGAGGCATCATATCTAACCATGGCGAAAGTTAAACATTCGCCTATAAAAATATATCACTGATCGTCAGTATGTATTTTAAAGAACCGGGCAAGGTCCGAGATTTCAGTTGGATAGATACGAACACCTGTTTAAATTAGCCGCCGATGAAACTGACCGAGCAACTGAAGAATGAAATGACCAGGCTTTACAACACCGGTGTGAACCTGATCAACGCTATGCAGGTGGAACAATTCCCGGCGGAAATGGAAGCCCATTTTACCAATGTGCTCAAGAAGGATTTTGGTCATTTCCGGCAGAACCTACCGAAATTCAGCGATACTTACCAGGCCTGGTACTCGGAGGCACAGATCGTGATCGCAAAATACCTGCCGGGCAGGTTAAATGATTTCACCAGCCTGTACGAGATCAAGGGCCGAAAAGAGATCCGTAAGGACAATTATGTGATCGAGGACTACCTGAGATCCACGGTTGTCACCGGAGGTTTTGATAAGAAGGTCGTTGCTGGTCCTGCCGACGCGATACCGCTGATGCAGCAACAACTCAGCATCCTTAACGCGATCTATATCCGTTTTGAAAGCCAGCTTGCCGAAAGCGAATTGCTGATGCTTGGCGAATTATCTGATCAGATGCTGATCAGGGCGTCGGAATTGCTGAAGATCCAGTTCGGCCGGTCCGCGGGTGTGATCTGTACCGTGGTGCTGGAACAACATTTGGAGGAGGTCAGAAAGAACCACCAGTTGAAGGCGACCAAGAAGATCATGACGGTGAACGATCACAATGAATCGTTCTATAAGGCGGGATTATATGATGTGGCAACTTACAGGCAATTACAATACCTTGGTGATATCCGCGACCTTTGTCTCAAAAATAAAAAGAGCGCCCCGACGGAAGAGCAGATCGCCGATATGATCAACGGCACACAAAAAGTACTGAAGACCATATTCTGACAGGGCATTTACGACACGGTACTTAAAAAGAACAATCCTGAGCAGGGCGAATGCCCTGCACGTCCCTTTCAAGCGTCCTGACACCGCCGGAGATGTTCACGATCCAGAGGCTGTCGAAATCATCGCCTTTCCATTTTACCTTTTTACTATCCACGCCCAGTGCCGCGATGATCCCCGGAATATTGTCGTGTTCCCATACCACGATGACCGTACCTGTTCTTTTAAGCAATTCGTCCGCCAGTTTTTTCGTTTGTTCCACCTCGAATTTCGTATTTACGGTCAGGTTGTATTTAACGGCAAGCGGCCATACGGTCTGCATCATCCTGCCGCTTTTAGTGGCCTTTCCAACCGACGGTGCAGGGACGTAAGCGATGCCCGGCACCCCGAATTTTCGGACGATGACAGCGGGGAGTTTGAATGCCCTGTTCAGTCCCATGCAGGAGAGGTTATCACCCTGGGGCGGCTTTTCGGCATGCCGCAGAATGATGATACGTAACGGTTTTTGCTGCGCAGCAGCCATCCGGCATACCAGTGAAAGCGCAAATACTACTAATAGGGTTCGGAGGATCAGGAATTTATTCATAACGATAGATAATAGTATTAATACAAGTTAAGGAACCTGGTGTCATTTACGGCGGTACATCAAAAAAAGAGCCGGCATCGCTGCCGGCCCCCAACCATCACCCTTATATTCAAACCACTTTTTCGATCCATTGGAGGATAAAATCAGCATCTTCCTTCCAGCTTGGCTGGCCGAGGACGAAGTGGTTCCGCCCCGGAAATTCCTTGTATTCGGTGATCGAACCGTTCTGTTGATACCGTTTGAAATTACGTGCGTTCAAATGGGCCGGAATGATGTGATCATTAGAACCGGAGGTGATCAGCAAAGGCACATGTGCTTTTTTAAAATCCACCTTGGCCGCGCTGGTCAGGCCACCACGGGTAACGGTCTTGGATTCGGGCAGGACGTTCCTTTCATAAGCTTTGCGCTGGGTTTCGAGTGGCATACCGTTCACGAAAGCGTATTGAAAATCCTTAAATGACATCAGGTAAGTTTTATCAAGACTGGTGAACAGCCCAAGTGATTTCCATGCGGACCGCAGGAAGGAGAACTCATAGGGGAAAATACCCTGCGGGGGCACCGGGTGGATAGCGACGCCGGCGGCTGCGAACCCGTTATTAACGAGGATCTGCGTAACCAGGCCACCCAGTGAATGGCCGATAATGATCGGCTTCTCATCGAACTTTTGCGCCTCCATGGCATAATGGTGAATGAGTTCGGTAAGTGTCAGCCGGGCAAGCGCCTTGTCGCTGCCCTGACGGGCGCGCAGTTCGGCCGCTGTCCCGTTCTTATGCGGCCATGCCGGGGCACTGGAATGGTACCCTTGTAAGCTGAAATATTCCTGCCATTGCCGCCAACCCTCATGGCTGACGAATGCCCCTGTAATAAACAATACGTTACGTTTCTTCTTTACTTCCATTTGCATATGATCTACAGGACAAAGGTATCCGGCAAGCCGGCTATGTTCCTTTTACATTCAAACAGAAGCCTTTGTAAATCAAACCCTGCCATCCGCGTCATTCAAAACGCCCCGGTTCACCCATAATTGAAAATCAAAGCGTTTCATTTGATAATGAAAGTCCGCCCCCTGTGCCCTGGAATAATTTTGTGATGTGCCCATAAAACGGGTTTAACCACATGAAAAGGACAGGAACATTTATAATGATAGCAGGCGCAGCGATCGTGATCGCCGCCTTGTTCATTTTTCCCGCGGAAGACCCGGTCAACGCGGTAGACAGTGAATTCCCCAAAGTACCTATTACCGGAACAGGATATTTCCCCTGGAAGGTATTTGCCGGTATGATTCTGATGGCGATAGGGTCGGTTTTCCGGTTCGCGGATGCGATAGACCAAAAGGCAACTACCCATTGACCGGCCGGAAACCTTAAAACATCTCCTATAAGACAACTGGTTATCAATACATCCTATACGGTAAGGGAGGACGGGGCGCTTGGCCGGTATTTTAACGATATCGAAAAGCTCGGGGTGTTAAACCCATCGGAAGAGGCGGAACTCTGTGGCCTGGTGGTAGCGGGGGATAAAGAAGCGATGCGCAAACTGGTTCTGAGTAACCTCCGCTTCGTTATTTCGGTCGCCAAAAAATACCAGACCAAAGGCATCAGCCTGAGCGACCTGATCAGCGAGGGTAATATCGGGTTGATCACGGCCGCCTGCCGCTTCGACCATACCCGTGGATTCCGATTCATTTCCTATGCGGTCTGGTGGATACGCCAGGCGATCAGCACGGCTGTCGAGGAACATACCCGCTTATTCCACCTGCCGATGAAC from Mucilaginibacter sp. SJ includes:
- a CDS encoding alpha/beta hydrolase; its protein translation is MKYTGASLWNYQNMNFRERSWVPKEPRAVIVLIHGIGEHTGRYAGTAAFFNGHGLAVTGFDLYGHGESPGKRGGTLGMENTLAQLQSFVHMTTIEFKLPVVIYGHSMGGGLLAALLLRRRPPAMAAILSAPGLRITNTPPVKKALLRVLDKVIPNMQISQGFDASKLTKDTVELERYTRDKLNHGFATVRLAHEMISSGEWCIEHADQLHIPLLIMHGTADAFTDIEGSRQFNGKAPRALAYMLEWPGAYHELHNEPEREEILGAAVNWLEAIWPD
- a CDS encoding response regulator → MPLRIMVAERDPVLRELLYDILNDEHYQVAAYGIGNAVIATAEFWQPDLFIIDTRLPDIHGGVLCKNIKSHAQLSGTPVILASIDACSGCSTYQHRCDGFLRKPFDLMAFLNMVSDLTGRMNRINKAV
- a CDS encoding universal stress protein — encoded protein: MRKILIPVDHSTISDNLIAFAAGMNGDFLVEEIILLKTFHIGSVARVLPSADMLLMTPNEIQAVQQSAEERAEQLAELLKSSVSRPVKVRTLVVDGSMENALGDTITNERPDLLMIGNDPENREPEDVVSGVVIALAKLSTVPVLLVPVKARYRKPEKLMIPTSFDNIERLSSFKDLFRSRIWKDAHIHVFHAGSPDAASQYEEQIRTVYGHLQGHRIKFHFRECIKHEISREILNYADEEDHDMIFALPGKHGFFQQVLHKSVTQDFALHADRPVMLLK
- a CDS encoding rhomboid family intramembrane serine protease gives rise to the protein MSLIKCLHLENSAVSVVLFLAILGCSLAGLLDRKFFMKLFFHPYSVVNDGQYYRLLSSDLVHVNWVHLLVNLLMLYAGCVGLEGFLSEKSAIGHLIFSGIYLVSHFVGIILITIRHYRDFGFSSAGASGSIMGCLFCYMVIQPDVVAFYVPVVGPVNNIFAGLIFIVMLIRLQFKDQQVFNHELHFYSGAAGLVLGVLLKNWL
- a CDS encoding histidine phosphatase family protein, with the protein product MNKFLILRTLLVVFALSLVCRMAAAQQKPLRIIILRHAEKPPQGDNLSCMGLNRAFKLPAVIVRKFGVPGIAYVPAPSVGKATKSGRMMQTVWPLAVKYNLTVNTKFEVEQTKKLADELLKRTGTVIVVWEHDNIPGIIAALGVDSKKVKWKGDDFDSLWIVNISGGVRTLERDVQGIRPAQDCSF
- a CDS encoding alpha/beta hydrolase, with the protein product MEVKKKRNVLFITGAFVSHEGWRQWQEYFSLQGYHSSAPAWPHKNGTAAELRARQGSDKALARLTLTELIHHYAMEAQKFDEKPIIIGHSLGGLVTQILVNNGFAAAGVAIHPVPPQGIFPYEFSFLRSAWKSLGLFTSLDKTYLMSFKDFQYAFVNGMPLETQRKAYERNVLPESKTVTRGGLTSAAKVDFKKAHVPLLITSGSNDHIIPAHLNARNFKRYQQNGSITEYKEFPGRNHFVLGQPSWKEDADFILQWIEKVV